DNA sequence from the Coturnix japonica isolate 7356 chromosome 3, Coturnix japonica 2.1, whole genome shotgun sequence genome:
agaggtcctttccaacccctgtgattccGTGAAAACAATGTGAACTTCAGTTGGACTCTGTTTTATACTCTTCTTGTTGCATACACTATGAGCTGGAATCAAAATGGAAGAACAAGAAAGTGAACCCATATTTTAGGCTACATTCACTAACTCAGTGAATCCTACTCAGTGATCTCTTAAGTactgtatttcaggaaaataacCAAAGTAGgagttttaaaatgctaatttaaagcttttctttcaggatTGATATGTATGTGGAGGGAACAACAGACCTGATGGGAATGATCATGGCTCTCCCTTTTCAAGCAgctgatgtgaaagaaaagaatattgcCTTAATCATTGAAAGAGCTACAACCAGATACTTTCCTGTTTATGAAAAGGTAAGGGATGAAGCATCAGAAATCCACAAAGGCAGCCAAGCAGggcacagccctcctgccccatccccataCTCATAGCTTGAAGGCAGGTGGTGGTACTCTGGGACTGTATGATGGAACCAGTGTGCagcaatgggaaaagaaagctgtgaagTAATACTGGGCTGATCTCAGTACTGAGCACCTTTACTGTCTTGAAGACTATTCAAAGGGCAAATTAACTTTGCATGACTTTTAGCCTATTTAGCTAATTTTGTCGGAAGAATTAATAACTTTCTTTCTGTACTGGCTGTTTAATTGGTCTATTGATTCAGCTTGGCAGGGTTTGCAGTCTGTGCCTCATGCAGTCCTGGCAGTAAAATATCTCCAGATATGATCACTTTGAACAATCAGCAGCAAATGGTGATTCAAAAACACTGCAGGTAGTCTGGTTCTGATGCTCCATGTGAGAGTTTCCACCTGGCTTTCAGCAGTCAGGTTTTTGTGGAGCTTGTTTTGGCAGCATAAGAAATAACAGCTGCAACAAGGTGCCAGGTATTTGTCTCTCCCAGAAGTCACTGCCTTTTTAATGCTAATATTGGCTGGTGGGACTGTAGTAGGAATCATCTTTATGGGTTCTCACATGGATTTGttgtgctgtttatttctgtagaaatgtGTCTGAAATATCTAGGTAAAATCATTGCATACTGTATGacttctttatttgttcttattttgtaGGCCTTAAAAGACCACGGACAGGATTATCTTGTTGGCAACAAGCTGAGCTGGGCAGACATCCACCTGTTGGAAGCCATTTTAATGACAGAAGAACTCAAGTCTGATATACTGTCTGCATTCCCTGTGCTACAGGTTAGTGATCATCTGATCTCAGCATGAAACGTAACATACACATTTCACTGCCCAGCTTTAAAAGCTCATTGATGTTTAAACTTTGAACTGCTGTACTGAGTCACTAGCAGCTCTCTGATCTTCTGTTGACTAAAACAAGTTGAACACCCCTGCAGCCACCTTCCTTTAGCTCTGCTGCCCCCCAGTTGCTTTCAGCTGGCAGGAATTCACTTACTGACTCTAGCAGTTTGGATCTGTCACTGCTACTAACATGTCTTCAAACACAGCTTTGGGCATCAGGACAGGAGGTTATGGCTTGCTGTGCCTGCAGTTCCTGTTGTACTTCTGCTAgcaaaattacattttgaagCAACTGTATACAGAAGTGTTTCTTCTTGAGTGTCTTCTGTGGTGATTTGCACTGAGATGCTCCTGCCCTCGGTTCTTTTCAGCCCAAATACATCTCTAGTATTTGGATTCagattgtgtttattttatttcaccgTATAATTTCCTTGCTTTCGTTGGCTTTCTTACTTCTTTTGACAGGCTTTTAAAGGAAGAGTGAGCAGCATCCCAACAATCAACAAATTCTTGCAGCCTGGCAGCCAGAGGAAGCCGCCAGCAGATGAGAAATCAATTGCTAACGTGAGGAAAATATTCAGTATCTAATCACGTGGCTGCTGCAGATAACATACCTGTAGTGTATTACCTACGCTGTGCCTCTTTAAGTAAGTGTAAACTGTGTAGATCTATCCTGTGGTTTGTGCCCTATAATCTTTGAGATGGATGACAATTTAGATTAGATTAAAAGGCTGTTGGACCTGCTGATTACAGAAGGTAGTGTTTTGTTACCAAGAGTTCTTGCTACCATCAGTTACATGAAGTAAAATGTACTAATGTTTGCTGTTTGGTTAGCCATTAATTGCAGTACATGCCTGGCAAAGCATTTCAGCTGTAGTTTCCAACAAagcttcttccctccctttttaTTAACTAAGTGCAGCCCAGAAGAGCCACTCCATTACATTTGGGAACTCATTTTTTACTTTCCCTGCTCAAAACTCCGTGTACCCTTGCTGCATTTATTTGCTGTCTGTATTTTCACAAAGATAACAAATAAAATCTCATGGTCTATGTAAGTTTGTAGCTGAAAGTACGAGACTGTTTTAATCCTCACATGAACCTCTTAGAAGAGATTTTGATCACTGAGAGATCAAAGTATGTGTGTCTAATTAGTCTGCTGCTACTTGTTGCCTTGCTTCTGGCTGGACTGTTGCAGTGAAGAGAATGCCACTTGATTGTTTTACCTTCCCAGTCACTTCTCAAGCAGCTTGAAAGAGAACTGCGCTGACTGCTTATCTTTTCAGTAGAAGAGTTTGCGGATGCTTCAAAGGACTGTTAGATAGATAAAGCCTGTTTCAGAGTGAAACCCTCACGTGATGGGAATCACCGCTGTTCACATATATGTGTTCAAACATAGCAGTTTGAATTGGAAGAGCAGTTTGCCCATCATAGTACTTACTTAAGAAGATTTGTGTTGCTATGCCTCTATTCCAAACAAATGGAATGGTGGTCAAACCATTGCAGAAAACGACAGAGGGCATCACCTTTGCATTCTGTAAGTGGATGTAGACTTGCTAAGAACATTACTTGCTTGGGCTGCACAGACATCTAGACAAAAGCTTTCGGGTTAGAGTTGGACTTTGATGCCTGTCCAATTCCCGACTTGCCTTGAAGGTCTAATTCAGGATAGAAAGAACCACATCTTACATGTCCAGCTGTCATTCTACTTATCAAGGTCCTAAACTGAAACCCATAGAGTAGCAGCTGATTTGCACATAAGCCTGGTGACACCTGCTGGTGACTGGTAGCAGCATTTGCTGGTTAAAGACTTGAGGTtggagctggggctggtggtttgtttttgttatttgcaGTTGGTCATTTTGATCAGATATGCCTTCGGTGTTTGAGCAGCCTGCAACACTCTGCACTTAAGCCCCTGCCAACTTGGTATTCTGCTGATGGGTTGGTGTAGCAATGAGACCAGAGACAGATGTACACTCAGAAATAGGTAGCCTTTATAATATCATaataacatttatatttatttatggatGTTATGTATACGTATGTATATTTATGACATAAGGcacactaaaccacatcccttagcGCCACAATAGTTGTACATGGCACAGTGTCTGTTTTAAATCAGTAATGAGTACAGAGCAGCTCATCCAACTTCCCCTGACAAAGTGACACTTCAATCTGCATAAAAAAACTGAGAGAAGCTTCAaacattttaagttttatttgaACACTGATAGTAGGTTTTATATTTAGAAACAGTGGAAGACTGTAAACGTATTCAAAAGGAAGATGGGTTTTTGTATAAGACAGTGCAGGCACCTGCCTTTGTTCATTAGTCACTAACAATATGCTTAGAATTGATTTCTTAATTACAGAAGCTACAAAATTACGCTTCAAAACAACACATCTCTGAGATCCACAGTGtgatgctgtgtgctcagcaccTCTGATAGCTATCAAGCTGAGAAGTAAAGGTCCCTCGAGTGAGCAGATTGCTTAAGCAGATCAAAACGTATCGttaacaaaacactgttttagcTTTTATAAATAGCTTGCAAAATGCCAGCTGGCAAGTGCCAGTAGTTAGGGTAAGGTATTGATCTtacacagaaaagataaaagcaaaataagacttgtgttccaatttgtttttcaagtatGAAGAGCCTGCCTGTCTGTGAGGTGGGCATGGCTGTCATACTTCAGTTCTTGAGTTGCTGCGTTCTCCTATAGAAGCATAAAAACAAGCCTCAAAATCATCAAAAGgctgtagaaaagaaaacagaaaaaagttcATAAATATAATTATGCATAAGCAGTGAAAATCATCATTAAACAACAGCACATTCATAAATACCTGATGCTAGAATGTTTAGTAAGAAATCTTGCAAAGCGTTTCAATCTGTAGATCAGTGTCCACCAGAAATCTAAGCAGACTGTTCTGTCATTGACATAACAGAACGCTTTGCATTTTCAGTCCTGATTTATTGCTTTTGgcaaaggtgtgtgtgtgtgtaagatGACTGTTGTATGAAGTCTGATGGCTGGCTTTAAGCATGTCTGTATGGGAGCACTGCAACTTCCCTCAGGTTCTTCCAAAATCCTTATCAACATGCATTAATGTTTAACTGCAGATATCTCAGATATCTCCTT
Encoded proteins:
- the LOC107312133 gene encoding glutathione S-transferase isoform X2, whose translation is MAGKPKLHYTRGRGKMESIRWLLAAAGVEFEEEFIEKKEDLEKLRNDGSLLFQQVPMVEIDGMKMVQTRAILSYIAAKYNLYGKDLKERAWIDMYVEGTTDLMGMIMALPFQAADVKEKNIALIIERATTRYFPVYEKALKDHGQDYLVGNKLSWADIHLLEAILMTEELKSDILSAFPVLQAFKGRVSSIPTINKFLQPGSQRKPPADEKSIANVRKIFSI
- the LOC107312133 gene encoding glutathione S-transferase isoform X1, whose amino-acid sequence is MLGALSRPYLSSGKKSSEIMAGKPKLHYTRGRGKMESIRWLLAAAGVEFEEEFIEKKEDLEKLRNDGSLLFQQVPMVEIDGMKMVQTRAILSYIAAKYNLYGKDLKERAWIDMYVEGTTDLMGMIMALPFQAADVKEKNIALIIERATTRYFPVYEKALKDHGQDYLVGNKLSWADIHLLEAILMTEELKSDILSAFPVLQAFKGRVSSIPTINKFLQPGSQRKPPADEKSIANVRKIFSI